The following proteins come from a genomic window of Pleuronectes platessa chromosome 2, fPlePla1.1, whole genome shotgun sequence:
- the top1a gene encoding DNA topoisomerase I, like, with protein MSGDHYHNEDQIDCGSRVNDSHKHKDKYKEKEHKHKDHKKDKEREKAKHGNGDYKDPSDKKHRDKEKMKHKDGSTDKYKDKHKEKRKEDKMKSLDGKIKKEKENGFASPPPHVKSEPEDNFYHSPKSLKRERDDDNDSEFKPKKIKTENDKKAKKRKPVEDIKSKKIKNKKGEVADGKKKAKKEPEEKWKWWEEERYTDGSKWKFLEHKGPVFAPPYEPLPSHVKFHYDGKVMKLSPEAEEVATFFAKMLDHEYTTKDIFRKNFFKDWRKEMNSEEKSKITDLKKCDFGEMSEYFKAQSEARKAKTKDEKLQTKLENERLLQEYGFCIMDNHRERIANFRIEPPGLFRGRGDHPKMGMLKRRIRPQDIIVNCSRDSKHPEPPSGKKWKEVRHDNKVTWLVSWTENIQGSIKYIMLNPSSRIKGEKDWQKYETARGLKKIVDRIRNQYREDWKSKEMRIRQRAVALYFIDKLALRAGNEKEEGETADTVGCCSLRVEHIKLYPDNDGQEFVVEFDFLGKDSIRYYNKVPVEKRVFKNLQLFMENKEPDDDVFDRLNTSILNKHLQELMDGLTAKVFRTFNASITLQQQLKQLTSADENVPAKILSYNRANRAVAILCNHQRAAPKTFEKSMQNLQTKIDAKRDQLADARRDLKSSKADAKVRRDEKSKKSVESKKKAVERIEEQLMKLEVQATDREENKQIALGTSKLNYLDPRISVAWCKKWNIPIEKIYNKTQREKFAWAIDMAEDDFEF; from the exons ATGAGTGGGGATCATTACCACAACGAGGACCAG atTGACTGTGGCTCTCGAGTCAATG ACTCTCACAAGCATAAAGACAAGTACAAAGAGAAGGAACACAAACATAAGGACCACAAGAAGGATAAGGAACGGGAGAAGGCAAAGCATGGCAACGG CGACTACAAGGACCCCTCTGacaagaaacacagagacaaggaAAAGATGAAGCACAAAGATGGCAGCACAGACAAATACAAGGACAAGcacaaggagaagaggaaggaggataAG ATGAAATCCCTTGATGGtaaaatcaaaaaagaaaaagagaatggCTTTGCCAG ccCTCCTCCACATGTGAAGTCTGAGCCCGAAGATAACTTTTACCACTCTCCTAAGTCCCTAAAAAGAGAACGGGATGATGATAACGA CTCTGAATTCAAGCCCAAGAAAATAAAGACCGAAAATGACAAGAAGGCCAAGAAAAGGAAACCAGTTGAG GACATCAAgtcaaaaaagataaaaaacaaaaaaggagaaGTGGCCGATGGgaaaaagaaagcaaagaaagaGCCAGAGGAGAAGTGGAAATG GTGGGAAGAGGAGAGATACACAGACGGTTCCAAGTGGAAGTTTCTGGAACACAAAGGGCCGGTCTTTGCTCCCCCATATGAACCTCTTCCTAGCCATGTCAAATTTCACTATGATG gTAAAGTCATGAAGCTCAGTCCAGAAGCAGAAGAGGTGGCCACATTCTTTGCAAAAATGCTCGACCATGAATACACAACGAAGGATATTTTCCGCAAAAACTTCTTCAAAGATTGGAGGAAG GAAATGAACTCGGAGGAAAAGAGTAAGATCACAGACCTGAAAAAGTGCGACTTCGGTGAGATGAGCGAATACTTCAAGGCACAGTCTGAAGCCAGAAAGGCCAAGACGAAGGACGAGAAACTG CAAACAAAGTTGGAGAACGAACGCCTCCTTCAGGAGTACGGCTTCTGCATCATGGACAACCACAGAGAACGTATTGCTAACTTTCGCATTGAGCCCCCGGGCCTGTTCCGTGGTCGTGGAGATCATCCAAAGATGGGCATGCTCAAACGCCGCATCAGGCCTCAAGACATCATTGTCAATTGCAGCAG GGACTCCAAGCACCCTGAGCCTCCCTCGGGCAAAAAGTGGAAAGAGGTTCGTCATGACAACAAGGTGACATGGCTGGTGTCGTGGACGGAAAACATTCAAGGCTCGATCAAGTACATCATGCTCAACCCCAGCTCTAGGATCAAG GGAGAGAAGGATTGGCAGAAGTATGAAACAGCCCGTGGGCTGAAGAAAATCGTGGACCGCATCAGGAACCAGTACCGTGAAGACTGGAAGTCCAAGGAGATGAGGATCCGACAAAGGGCTGTGGCTCTCTACTTCATCGACAAG CTGGCCCTGAGAGCAGGAAatgagaaggaggaaggagagaccGCCGACACTGTGGGCTGCTGTTCCCTGAGAGTTGAACACATCAAACTCTACCCAGATAATGATGGTCAGGAGTTTGTGGTGGAGTTTGACTTCCTGGGTAAAGACTCCATCCGCTACTACAACAAAGTCCCTGTGGAGAAAAGG GTATTTAAGAACCTTCAGTTGTTTATGGAGAACAAGGAGCCTGATGATGACGTGTTTGATCGCCTGAAC ACTTCTATTCTGAACAAGCACCTTCAGGAGCTGATGGATGGTCTGACTGCCAAAGTTTTCCGTACCTTCAACGCTTCAATCACCCTGCAGCAGCAGTTGAAGCAGCTCACAAGTG CGGATGAGAACGTTCCAGCCAAGATCCTGTCCTACAACAGGGCCAACAGGGCTGTGGCCATTCTGTGTAACCATCAAAGAGCTGCACCGAAGACCTTTGAGAAGTCCATGCAGAACCTGCAGACTAAG ATTGATGCTAAAAGGGACCAGCTTGCTGACGCCAGGAGAGACCTGAAAAGTTCCAAGGCTGATGCCAAAGTACGGAGAGACGAAAAATCCAAAAA GTCTGTGGAGTCAAAGAAGAAGGCGGTTGAGAGGATAGAAGAGCAGCTGATGAAGCTGGAGGTGCAGGCGACAGATCGTGAAGAGAACAAGCAGATCGCCCTCGGCACATCCAAGCTCAACTATCTGGACCCTCGCATCTCTGTGGCTTG GTGTAAGAAATGGAACATTCCCATTGAGAAAATCTACAACAAAACCCAGCGGGAGAAGTTTGCCTGGGCCATCGACATGGCAGAAGATGACTTTGAATTTTAA
- the zhx3a gene encoding zinc fingers and homeoboxes protein 3: MASKRKSTVPCMIPSKSKHVREEIILGSLPELLPTIPEDSILSISGEESGHFSHSSSKSESGSEMQKGGTYSCSTCRFESRDLNYFLDHMHNCHSDFRAQPTFYCLNCGVSVVRFEGLALHNANAHPKIMEGLVTASLNVNKRDGVTTVEQSLFTESGEDYRESGISLTKTPIAKMMKAKGEHKRIVVSHTVEVRKIDPGKDVDPSMLTNVPELQNGALSVSSAPAMPRTSVAHFITKTVPNQVFHQHTPSLYSPPFSSSNKDLPKVMIPLSSIPTYDAAMDTSSFLKTSFGKFPYPTKAELCYLTVVSEFPEEQIKLWFTAQRLKQGISWSPEEIEEARRKMFNTVFQGGAPQKQPTVQRHVNHIVTHHTVHAQPGSKGPNYQMPKVPYGSIKTRPLGVLATQASMSTNPNVTRVSYSTPIVPPKCPPIVRTTQVLTKNTQPTVETVKSNGVSLDMAGNGGFVSSTSSSRSSSSSSSCSSSSSISSYSSSSNGGETVTRKTVHNSSPTNSINSIATCSANISNNDARRVADTNGKPNPKSNCLPIRSEASNGTESHAIITNTSKSSVTNNSHSSGVISPQEPANTAKHDDRPNNNIHMSNNSISSEYPSTTSNDSVPSLNHASKSPTESTSTTVITKSMSSILDEGKCNTDFPIKGMSILKQLIKDEDPFAVERGGPGLKVDPIKINFKRLKMNESETTSEIVHREHNSEAAEVTASQPSFSPPWGNKTPQQLNILRGVFFNTRWPGSQQYEDLSVQTGLPKSEVVRWFSDCRYSHKNGQLKWLETYQRLPGESEEGARAHGDVKAESPKDPQAAKNKFIEKDTNKHLEGEAGLISGQQVVWQDSYSPLLGLMGSEGGGDHGQAEESAPPEVLQDPWSERAADHQQPVASQSLIEQQTDGNQARDRLRMELLEV; encoded by the exons ATGGCCAGCAAGAGGAAATCCACTGTACCCTGCATGATACCATCCAAATCCAAACATGTGCGTGAGGAAATCATACTGGGTTCGCTACCAGAACTCCTACCAACAATCCCAGAGGACAGCATACTCAGCATCTCTGGAGAAGAGTCTGGCCATTTTTCTCACAGCTCCTCCAAATCGGAGAGTGGCAGCGAGATGCAAAAAGGAGGCACGTACAGCTGCTCGACTTGTCGTTTTGAATCCAGAGATCTTAACTACTTTTTGGATCACATGCACAACTGCCACTCAGACTTCAGGGCACAGCCCACCTTCTACTGCCTGAACTGTGGGGTGTCCGTCGTCCGCTTCGAGGGTCTGGCTCTGCATAACGCCAACGCTCACCCTAAGATAATGGAGGGCTTGGTCACTGCCTCCCTAAATGTCAACAAGAGGGACGGAGTTACAACGGTGGAACAAAGTCTGTTCACAGAAAGTGGAGAAGACTACAGAGAATCTGGGATCTCCCTCACCAAAACACCTATTGCAAAGATGATGAAAGCCAAGGGGGAGCACAAAAGGATTGTGGTTTCTCACACCGTGGAGGTACGGAAGATTGACCCTGGAAAGGATGTAGACCCCAGCATGCTGACAAATGTGCCTGAACTCCAAAACGGGGCTCTAAGTGTTTCTAGCGCCCCAGCTATGCCGAGGACATCTGTCGCTCACTTTATTACGAAGACAGTGCCCAACCAAGTCTTTCACCAGCACACTCCCTCCCTTTACTCCCCCCCTTTCTCCAGTTCCAATAAAGACCTTCCAAAGGTGATGATCCCACTCAGCAGCATCCCCACCTACGATGCTGCTATGGACACCAGCAGCTTTCTCAAGACATCCTTTGGTAAGTTCCCTTACCCGACCAAAGCTGAGCTCTGCTACCTGACAGTGGTCTCGGAGTTCCCAGAGGAGCAGATCAAACTGTGGTTTACTGCCCAGAGGCTTAAGCAAGGCATAAGCTGGTCTCCCGAAGAGATCGAGGAGGCCAGGAGGAAGATGTTCAACACCGTGTTCCAAGGTGGAGCGCCTCAGAAGCAGCCAACTGTGCAACGGCACGTCAATCACATTGTGACTCACCACACTGTCCACGCCCAGCCAGGCTCAAAAGGACCAAACTATCAGATGCCCAAAGTTCCCTATGGCAGCATAAAAACAAGGCCTCTGGGAGTCCTGGCCACACAGGCCAGCATGTCAACCAACCCCAATGTCACCAGGGTCTCATATTCTACTCCAATCGTCCCCCCAAAATGTCCGCCCATAGTCAGAACAACACAGGTACTGACAAAGAATACCCAACCCACTGTGGAGACAGTCAAGAGCAATGGCGTCAGCCTGGACATGGCTGGAAACGGTGGTTTTGTGAGTAGCACCAGCAGCAGTCgaagcagcagtagcagcagtagTTGCAGTagtagcagcagcatcagcagctatTCTAGCAGTAGTAACGGTGGTGAGACTGTCACCAGGAAAACGGTGCATAACAGCAGCCCCACAAACAGCATCAACAGCATTGCCACTTGCTCTGCCAACATTAGCAATAATGATGCGCGCCGTGTTGCTGACACTAACGGCAAACCAAATCCCAAAAGCAACTGTTTACCAATTCGATCGGAAGCTTCAAACGGCACAGAGAGTCACGCAATCATCACCAACACCAGCAAATCCAGTGTCACCAATAACAGTCACAGCAGCGGCGTCATCAGTCCACAGGAGCCGGCTAACACCGCAAAGCACGACGACAGGCCCAACAACAACATCCACATGTCTAACAACAGTATTAGCAGTGAATATCCCAGTACTACCAGTAATGACAGTGTACCGAGCCTAAACCATGCCAGCAAATCCCCAACtgaaagcaccagcaccactgTCATTACAAAAAGCATGTCATCCATTTTAGATGAGGGCAAATGCAACACGGACTTCCCAATAAAAGGCATGTCAATCTTAAAGCAGCTCATTAAGGATGAGGATCCGTTTGCTGTGGAGCGAGGCGGCCCAGGGCTGAAAGTCGACCCCATCAAGATCAACTTCAAGAGGCTGAAGATGAACGAGTCCGAGACCACATCTGAGATTGTACATCGGGAACACAATTCCGAGGCAGCCGAAGTCACCGCCTCTCAGCCGTCCTTCTCCCCGCCCTGGGGCAACAAGACCCCCCAGCAGCTGAATATCCTCCGAGGTGTTTTCTTCAACACCCGCTGGCCCGGCAGTCAGCAGTATGAGGACTTAAGCGTCCAGACGGGCCTTCCCAAATCAGAGGTGGTGCGCTGGTTCAGCGACTGTAGGTACAGCCACAAGAATGGGCAGCTGAAGTGGCTGGAGACCTATCAGCGACTTCCAGGGGAGTCGGAGGAGGGGGCAAGGGCCCACGGAGACGTCAAAGCTGAATCACCGAAGGACCCTCAAGCAGCCAAAAATAAATTTATTGAGAAAGACACGAACAAGCACCTTGAAGGAGAAGCAGGACTGATCTCAGGGCAGCAGGTTGTGTGGCAGGATTCATACTCACCGCTGCTCGGGCTGATGGGGTCGGAGGGGGGCGGAGACCACGGCCAAGCTGAGGAGTCGGCGCCTCCAGAAGTCCTGCAGGATCCCTGGTCAGAGAGAGCAGCCGACCACCAGCAGCCAGTGGCCAGTCAGTCGCTCATCGAACAACAGACCGATGGCAACCAGGCCAG GGATCGCctgaggatggagctcctgGAGGTGTGA